The genomic stretch TATGAACTCTGAACTACGAGCTCCAAATTCAAAATCTCATTCACATCATTTAAAATGAACTGTGCTCCGGCTGACTTGAGCAAATCTGTTTGTCCCAGCCCGGTATCGTTGACAGATAAAACTCCGACCGGAATAACTCCCGCAGCCACGGCAGCTTTCATGTCATCGATTGAATCGCCCAGATAGACAGCGGTTTTGACGCCTAATTTTTTCATTGCCAGTAAAATACCATCAGGTTCTGGCTTTCCTTTTCCAGGCGGCGTGTCCTCCAGGGCGATCAACACCTCGAAATAATTTTCTGCCTCAAAACGGCTCAAAACAAATTCCGCTTCGATTTTTGGACGGCCTGTAACAATTCCCAACCTGAACCGGTGAAACAACGATTCCAACACGGTCGGCTTGATCAACATGGTTTCATTTTTTATAAATCCGTCAAAATTTTTCCCCAGATAAAATTCCTGGAATTTGTCCACAATTTCCCAGTGGTATGCATCTTTGCCATGTTCTGTGATAATAGCATGTGCGCAATCCCAATCATTATTATAGCCGCCGCGATTTTTCACCTGCTGAATTTCCAAAAATTGAATTTCATCGCCGGTGAAAAATTCCGCTGTCTTTTTAATGGCGTAGCGATAGGATTGGGAAACATCCACTAAAACGCCGTCCATGTCAAACAAAATCGCTTCTACTTTCATTAAGCCGCCCTGATTTCATCCAATATTTGTAAAAACTTTTTATTTTCTTTTGGCGTACCAATTGAAACGCGAAGAAAATCGCTAATGCGTTCATCTCGGAAATGGCGCAACAGGATTCCTCTTTTATAAAATTCTTTAAACAACCCAGCGCCGTCAAATCCTGACAATCGAAACAGAAAAAAATTCGCCGCTGAAGCGACTGCTGAAACGGTTTCTCGTTGCGAGACCTGGCCAAACAACCAATCCCGCTGTTCAATGATTTCATCAATAACGGGCTGCAATTGATCTCTATTTTTCAATAAAATTTCTCCGGCGATCTGCTGAAAAATGCCAACTGAAAAAGGCAGCTTCGCTTTTTCCAATTGCTGTGCGACAGCAGGTTGTGCCAACAAATACCCCAGCCGCAGACCTGCCAGACTGAACGCTTTGGAAAAGGTGCCCAAAATGATGAGCCGCTCATTTTTCTCTATTAAATTCTGAGCTGTATCTCCGTGAAATTCAAAATACGCCTCATCAAGGACAAAGATGCCGGGAATGGATTCCAAAATTTTCGAAATTTCGTCCGGCTGCAAAACCGACCCGGTCGGATTATTCGGCGACGCCAGGATTATCATACGCGCATTTTGCGCCTTCTCAATAATTACTGGAATATCGAAGCTAAAATCATCCTGAAGCGGTACGGGGATTGTATCAATATTCCAAATCTTTGCCAAACGCGGATAGACAGAAAATCCCGGGCTCGCGACAACAATGCTGTCGCCCTCGCGACAAGTCCCGGAAATCACGGTTTGAATCATTTCATTGGAACCATTACCCGCCAGAATGCCCTGCTCGGGAAAATTTCTGTATGCTGCTATCTCCGAAATTAAACCGCCGGGTCTATTTTCACAATACCGATTCCAACTCTGTCGTTCGAGACGATGAAGAATCTCTTCTTTCAATCCACTTGGGACATCGTAAGCGGATTCGTTTTGATTGAGCTTGATGACAGACTGATCCTGTGAGACCACGTAGCTTTCAAGCTGTTTCACTGAATCTTTAATAAAAAAACTCATAAAACGACCTTCTTGAAATCGTATTCCAAAATATCCGTAGCGCCAATTTTTTTCAGCATGGGAATGAGCTTAACCACCTCCGATTTTTTCACTGCAACTTTCACGGCATAGCCTTTTCCGCCATAAAGCTGTGAAATAGTTGGCGAACGCATACAGGGCAAAATTTTGATAATTTTCTCAAATTTTTCACTCGGCACGTTCATTTCCAACATTACCCTTTCGCGAGCATCAAGAACCGCTTGAAAGAGCATTTTCATTTCTTCAATTTTCTCCCGTTTCCACGGATCAGCTAACGCCTCCTTATTTGCAATAAAGCGCGTCGAGGAACTGATAACTGTGTGAATAATGTGCAAGTTGTGTTCTTTGAGCGTCCTTCCTGTAGAAGTATTATCAACAATCATATCCGCATCGTGCGGCGGAAAGACTTCTGTTGCGCCGAAAGTTCGCAACAACAAAAAAGAATATCCCTCTTTTTCGAGAAAATGGCGCGCGATTTGTTCATATTCA from Calditrichota bacterium encodes the following:
- a CDS encoding TIGR01548 family HAD-type hydrolase translates to MKVEAILFDMDGVLVDVSQSYRYAIKKTAEFFTGDEIQFLEIQQVKNRGGYNNDWDCAHAIITEHGKDAYHWEIVDKFQEFYLGKNFDGFIKNETMLIKPTVLESLFHRFRLGIVTGRPKIEAEFVLSRFEAENYFEVLIALEDTPPGKGKPEPDGILLAMKKLGVKTAVYLGDSIDDMKAAVAAGVIPVGVLSVNDTGLGQTDLLKSAGAQFILNDVNEILNLELVVQSS
- the hisC gene encoding histidinol-phosphate transaminase, translating into MSFFIKDSVKQLESYVVSQDQSVIKLNQNESAYDVPSGLKEEILHRLERQSWNRYCENRPGGLISEIAAYRNFPEQGILAGNGSNEMIQTVISGTCREGDSIVVASPGFSVYPRLAKIWNIDTIPVPLQDDFSFDIPVIIEKAQNARMIILASPNNPTGSVLQPDEISKILESIPGIFVLDEAYFEFHGDTAQNLIEKNERLIILGTFSKAFSLAGLRLGYLLAQPAVAQQLEKAKLPFSVGIFQQIAGEILLKNRDQLQPVIDEIIEQRDWLFGQVSQRETVSAVASAANFFLFRLSGFDGAGLFKEFYKRGILLRHFRDERISDFLRVSIGTPKENKKFLQILDEIRAA
- a CDS encoding ATP phosphoribosyltransferase, giving the protein MAKLKLVIPKGRIYSNVVGLLNDAGFGVETAERVYIPRVEDREIEAKIMKPQNIPKLVELGSHDAGFTGYDWIAETQANVVEVLDLGMDRVSIVAAVPENLANANLKNQKIVVATEYEQIARHFLEKEGYSFLLLRTFGATEVFPPHDADMIVDNTSTGRTLKEHNLHIIHTVISSSTRFIANKEALADPWKREKIEEMKMLFQAVLDARERVMLEMNVPSEKFEKIIKILPCMRSPTISQLYGGKGYAVKVAVKKSEVVKLIPMLKKIGATDILEYDFKKVVL